One genomic region from Spirulina subsalsa PCC 9445 encodes:
- a CDS encoding IMS domain-containing protein: MRIPLDYYRILGVPIQATAQQLSQSYHDRALQLPRREYSDLAINARKQLLDEAYGVLSDPEQRSAYDASFLAKTYELDQQPQLDSPLESLLELGGNAPTPWIEINHEQLVGALLIWQELGEYDIVLKLGQPLLEDPVRISPEQERLMQSKLIRADVVLTIALACLELGREHWQQGHSEKAAIAGQTGQELLLREGLFPNVRGEIQADLYRLRPYRILELLSHEGEDETRRTQGIQLLRDMLHERGGIDGTGDDQSGLSVDDFLRFIQQIRHYLTVAEQQELFELEARRPSAVATYLAVYALIARGFAQCQPYLITRAKEMLQRLGRRQDVYLEQAVCALLLGQTEEASQALELSQEYEPLAFIRENSQDSPDLLPGLCLYGERWLQNEVFPHFRDLVDQRASLKDYFADDQVQGYLEQLPSEGAAQNQWTVVESPALGAATALQTEPRIPASVAPSTGGRTAGMFEDFDPGMPAPGSSQGGGARMPGHRPPGSGRGAHLSPDEPRGRERKADPVALRDEGYTPSRRRGGRTSSSRGSRRGSRSQSKGTRSLIFLGLGGVVGVFFFVFLIGQAIQLLRGPGFDQAEVIDPMETMPNGEEMPVEEAPPAPSVADPILTPEVAREVVQMWLDVKKLAFGSEYRADQLETILTNPLLGVWRGRVQQARNSNIVREYQHTLSVDEVIFDPAQPNTGAAVVSVRERTTEFRAGASAGVRDDNLRVRYELVRENNQWKIRDMRIL; the protein is encoded by the coding sequence GTGCGAATTCCGCTCGACTACTACAGGATCTTAGGCGTGCCAATCCAGGCCACCGCTCAACAACTCAGTCAGTCTTACCATGATCGCGCCTTGCAACTACCGCGACGGGAATATAGTGATCTGGCGATTAATGCTCGGAAACAATTACTGGATGAAGCCTATGGCGTTTTATCAGATCCCGAACAGCGCTCGGCCTATGATGCCAGTTTTCTAGCCAAAACCTATGAGCTAGATCAGCAGCCCCAGTTAGATTCACCCCTTGAAAGTCTGCTGGAGTTGGGGGGCAATGCTCCGACTCCTTGGATTGAGATTAATCATGAACAGTTAGTGGGGGCGCTGCTGATTTGGCAGGAACTGGGGGAGTATGACATCGTGCTGAAGTTAGGTCAGCCTTTGTTAGAAGATCCCGTCAGGATTAGCCCAGAACAAGAGCGTCTGATGCAGTCTAAGCTGATTCGGGCGGATGTGGTGTTAACGATTGCTTTGGCCTGTTTGGAGTTAGGGCGAGAACATTGGCAACAGGGGCATTCTGAGAAAGCGGCGATCGCCGGACAAACGGGACAAGAACTCTTATTGCGCGAGGGACTGTTCCCTAATGTACGGGGCGAAATTCAAGCGGATCTCTATCGTCTGCGACCCTATCGCATTTTAGAGCTACTTTCCCACGAGGGAGAGGACGAAACCCGACGCACCCAAGGGATCCAACTCCTGCGGGATATGCTCCACGAACGGGGCGGCATTGACGGCACGGGAGATGATCAGTCGGGGTTAAGTGTGGATGATTTTCTGCGCTTTATCCAACAAATTCGCCACTATTTAACGGTAGCCGAACAACAAGAATTATTTGAACTCGAAGCGCGACGCCCCTCCGCCGTGGCCACTTATTTGGCAGTGTATGCCCTAATTGCCCGAGGTTTTGCCCAATGTCAACCCTATTTGATCACCCGGGCGAAGGAAATGTTACAACGGCTGGGTCGTCGTCAAGATGTGTACTTAGAGCAGGCTGTTTGTGCTTTGTTGTTGGGGCAAACGGAAGAGGCCAGTCAAGCCCTAGAACTCAGCCAAGAATACGAACCTCTGGCCTTTATTCGGGAAAATTCCCAAGATTCCCCGGATTTACTGCCGGGATTGTGCCTATACGGCGAGCGCTGGCTACAAAATGAGGTTTTCCCCCATTTCCGGGATTTAGTGGATCAACGGGCTTCCCTGAAGGATTATTTTGCCGATGACCAGGTACAAGGTTATTTAGAGCAGTTACCGAGTGAGGGAGCCGCCCAAAATCAATGGACGGTGGTAGAGTCTCCCGCTTTAGGGGCAGCGACGGCACTCCAAACAGAACCCCGGATTCCGGCCTCCGTTGCCCCATCAACTGGGGGACGAACGGCGGGGATGTTTGAGGATTTTGACCCCGGAATGCCTGCACCGGGGAGTAGTCAGGGCGGAGGGGCCCGGATGCCGGGACATCGCCCCCCGGGGTCGGGTCGAGGCGCACACCTAAGCCCAGATGAACCAAGAGGACGGGAACGGAAAGCGGATCCGGTGGCGCTGCGGGACGAAGGCTATACGCCGAGTCGTCGCAGAGGGGGGAGAACTAGCTCTAGTCGGGGGAGTCGTCGCGGTAGTCGTTCTCAGAGCAAGGGGACTCGTTCTCTGATCTTTTTAGGATTGGGGGGCGTTGTGGGGGTGTTTTTCTTTGTTTTTTTGATTGGTCAAGCGATCCAATTATTACGGGGGCCGGGTTTTGACCAGGCTGAGGTGATTGACCCTATGGAAACTATGCCCAATGGGGAGGAAATGCCTGTAGAAGAAGCCCCCCCCGCTCCTTCGGTGGCGGATCCCATCCTGACCCCAGAAGTGGCGCGGGAAGTGGTGCAAATGTGGCTAGATGTGAAGAAGTTGGCCTTTGGTTCGGAATACCGGGCAGATCAGTTAGAGACGATTTTAACCAATCCTCTGTTAGGGGTTTGGCGGGGTCGTGTGCAACAGGCGCGCAATAGTAATATTGTTCGGGAATATCAACATACGTTGTCGGTGGATGAGGTAATTTTTGACCCTGCCCAGCCCAACACGGGGGCGGCGGTGGTGTCGGTGCGGGAACGGACGACGGAATTTAGGGCTGGGGCTTCTGCGGGGGTGCGGGATGATAATTTACGGGTGCGTTATGAGTTGGTGCGGGAGAATAATCAGTGGAAAATTCGCGATATGAGGATTTTGTAG
- a CDS encoding S-layer homology domain-containing protein: protein MSGKVWLLGCCAIALLTGCSGDPTAERWFAPDPELETPASPQASPSPTPSPTPEEEETAQTLPQNFPETIPQYPEATLLEATYSSAQVRGTTRWQTTDPQNLVREFYQQAFRENDWTLETEEGEEDSLSARQGDLRVTIAFEEVSAGETQFRLTYQVGESPTPTTSEGAGDLSGVSEPLRGYVADVLALGVIGEVNPNETVTRRTFARWLFEVHNRMYSDRTTKQIRPIPTRDRPAFQDIPPSDPDFALIQGLAEAGIIPSRLTDNSNPALFQPDAPLTRENLLLWKVPLDVRKPLPQATVSGIEQTWGFQDAAQVNPEALRALAADYENGDRANILRVFGYTTLFQPKKPVTQAEAIASLWYFGHQGEGISAPEAANISP from the coding sequence ATGAGTGGGAAAGTTTGGTTGTTGGGCTGTTGTGCGATCGCCCTCTTAACAGGTTGTAGTGGAGATCCCACGGCCGAACGCTGGTTTGCGCCGGATCCAGAATTAGAAACCCCGGCCAGTCCCCAAGCGTCTCCCTCTCCCACCCCCTCCCCCACTCCCGAGGAGGAAGAAACCGCCCAAACTCTCCCCCAAAATTTCCCGGAGACTATCCCCCAATACCCCGAGGCGACGTTATTAGAGGCTACCTATTCCTCGGCTCAAGTGCGGGGAACCACGCGCTGGCAGACGACGGATCCTCAGAACTTAGTGCGGGAGTTCTATCAACAGGCCTTTCGGGAGAATGATTGGACTTTGGAGACGGAGGAGGGGGAGGAGGATTCCTTGAGCGCCCGTCAGGGAGATTTACGGGTGACTATTGCCTTTGAGGAAGTGAGCGCGGGAGAAACTCAGTTTCGCTTGACCTATCAGGTGGGGGAATCTCCCACCCCGACGACTTCTGAGGGGGCGGGGGATTTGTCCGGGGTGTCGGAACCGTTACGGGGCTATGTGGCCGATGTGTTGGCCTTGGGGGTGATAGGTGAGGTGAACCCTAACGAAACCGTAACCCGCCGAACCTTTGCCCGGTGGTTGTTTGAGGTACATAATCGAATGTATAGCGATCGCACCACCAAACAAATCCGCCCCATTCCCACCCGAGATCGTCCCGCTTTCCAAGATATCCCCCCCAGTGATCCCGATTTTGCCCTCATTCAAGGCCTAGCCGAAGCGGGGATTATTCCCTCTCGTTTAACAGATAATAGTAACCCCGCCCTCTTTCAGCCCGATGCCCCTTTAACGCGGGAAAACCTCTTATTGTGGAAAGTTCCCCTGGACGTGCGGAAACCCCTCCCCCAAGCCACTGTGAGCGGCATTGAGCAAACCTGGGGCTTTCAGGATGCGGCACAAGTGAACCCCGAGGCGTTGCGGGCTTTGGCGGCGGACTATGAAAATGGCGATCGCGCCAATATTCTCCGCGTCTTTGGCTATACCACCCTATTTCAACCGAAAAAACCTGTCACCCAAGCCGAGGCGATCGCCAGTTTGTGGTACTTTGGCCACCAAGGCGAGGGAATTTCTGCCCCAGAAGCTGCTAATATATCGCCTTGA
- a CDS encoding zinc ribbon domain-containing protein — translation MAYLCELGSNQTVYLDNQGAQTIVTTFTGGAGQQQQSSSGFTTGHWTAPPDVFQTPQGVVIQLHTERGEQLIQVQGGSMSTMGSFPTSGQAQQMQVSSGVSMPQAPEMKPMQPMQPMQPMKMGNMEMNTNPMQMRMGNMEMSMGSSPPTSQRRFCSQCGSPIQPSDRFCANCGHSLQ, via the coding sequence ATGGCTTATCTCTGCGAATTAGGGTCAAATCAAACCGTTTATCTAGACAATCAAGGGGCGCAAACGATTGTTACGACCTTTACAGGTGGTGCAGGACAGCAACAACAGTCTAGCAGTGGCTTCACCACAGGTCACTGGACCGCCCCCCCAGACGTTTTTCAAACCCCCCAAGGGGTCGTGATTCAACTGCACACCGAACGCGGAGAACAGTTAATCCAAGTTCAGGGGGGAAGCATGAGTACAATGGGCAGTTTCCCCACTTCAGGTCAAGCGCAACAGATGCAGGTTTCCTCCGGGGTTTCCATGCCCCAAGCCCCCGAAATGAAGCCCATGCAGCCCATGCAGCCCATGCAGCCCATGAAAATGGGCAATATGGAGATGAACACCAACCCTATGCAGATGCGGATGGGTAACATGGAAATGAGCATGGGTTCATCCCCCCCCACCTCTCAACGGCGTTTTTGCAGTCAGTGTGGCAGTCCCATCCAACCCAGTGACCGTTTTTGTGCCAATTGCGGCCATTCCTTACAATGA
- a CDS encoding DUF2126 domain-containing protein: MTLKVSLHHKLHYHYSQPVFLGPHTLGLRPSPHCRTPIQSYNLTIQPSNYSITWQQDPYGNYLSRLNFPQKTQHLSIDVDLIAEMRPINPFNFVLEQYAVNYPFAYERQLAKELEPFLEIIESGDLLQKWVQENKQANIYTPNFIIDLNQKLAQTITHTIRLEEGIQTCEETLEKKVGSCRDTAWLFVQILRYYGLAARFVSGYLIQLKDDIPPLDDSPTIEEDSGDLHAWTEVYLPGAGWIGFDPTSGYLAAEGHIPLVCTAEPGAASPVQGTTESCESHLDFAVTVTRYEESPRMTKPYSEQVWKKIDQLGQNVDDKLDHLGVGLTMGGEPTFVSAHDFESAQWQVQALGEEKYKLAKKLLERLENCFSQGGGLLHYGSGKWYPGEILPRWALGCYWRKDGGGLWNDLLLRADEDKDYKYGVKDAQLFIHQLGQVLGVHESGILPVYEVEGEEPAGYILPILSIIAQEKLIWTTCKWSLQQERLELLIGDSTLGFRLPLEQKDWAEELVTEAILPLDHAPVQVCSEPTLSPDDSIRIALGVQVRGGVMYVFIPPFSSVRGFVDLIAAIEKTAEVLQIPVILEGYTPPGGGGIVGFQITPDPGVIEVNIHPGSCWDELVKIQTALYEQARLCGLGSEKYMRDGRRVSTGGGSHITIGGQRVEESPLLRRPDLLRSLISYFQNHPSLSYLFSGLFVGPTSQSPRVDEARHESLYELELAFQSFKPFGELPAWLVDRLLRNLLIDVTGNTHRTAFCIDKLYPVENFRNQLGLLEFRSFAMAPHPQMSLLQMLLIRGLVAWFWECPYERPLIRWGTMLQDRFLLPHFIGEDLKQVIVELQGAGFRFEWDWFVPFFEFRFPVYGEIVREGVRLELRHGIEPWLVLGEEIGQGGTARYVDDSMERLQVRLEGAIAYSPNSDSDSGRYALLCNGLPVPLKSTGQGGEYVAGVRYRARQYASQLHPAIAPHSPLLFDIVDCWTRRSIGGCTYHVTPPNGMLYETFPINPREAESRLMERFVPMGHTPGVIELPPLQRSPEFPLTLDLRSHPTDKAAAT, translated from the coding sequence ATGACCCTTAAAGTTAGTCTGCATCATAAATTACACTACCACTATTCCCAGCCCGTCTTTCTCGGCCCTCATACCTTGGGTTTGCGTCCTTCTCCTCACTGCCGCACCCCCATTCAAAGCTATAACCTCACCATCCAACCGAGCAACTATAGCATTACTTGGCAACAAGATCCCTACGGAAATTATCTCTCACGCCTCAACTTTCCCCAAAAAACCCAACACTTATCGATTGATGTCGATTTAATCGCAGAGATGCGACCCATTAATCCCTTTAACTTTGTGTTGGAACAGTATGCCGTGAACTACCCTTTCGCCTATGAACGTCAACTCGCGAAAGAACTTGAACCTTTTTTAGAAATTATTGAATCAGGAGACTTACTGCAAAAATGGGTTCAAGAGAACAAACAAGCCAATATATACACTCCCAACTTTATTATTGACTTAAATCAAAAACTTGCCCAAACTATCACCCACACCATCCGCTTAGAAGAAGGGATTCAAACTTGTGAAGAAACCTTAGAAAAAAAAGTAGGCTCTTGTCGAGATACCGCCTGGTTATTCGTGCAAATTTTGCGTTATTATGGGTTAGCTGCCCGCTTTGTTTCGGGGTATTTAATCCAACTCAAAGATGATATTCCTCCTCTGGATGATTCACCAACCATTGAAGAAGATTCTGGAGATTTGCACGCTTGGACAGAGGTCTATTTACCCGGTGCTGGGTGGATTGGTTTTGACCCCACATCAGGATATTTGGCCGCAGAGGGACATATTCCCCTCGTTTGTACCGCAGAACCGGGCGCAGCTAGTCCAGTCCAAGGCACAACAGAATCTTGTGAGTCTCATTTAGATTTTGCGGTCACTGTAACACGCTATGAGGAAAGTCCTCGGATGACGAAACCTTATAGCGAACAAGTTTGGAAAAAAATTGATCAATTAGGTCAAAATGTTGATGATAAGTTAGACCATTTAGGGGTGGGTTTAACGATGGGAGGTGAACCTACATTTGTCTCGGCTCATGATTTTGAGTCGGCACAATGGCAAGTGCAAGCGTTAGGAGAAGAGAAGTATAAACTTGCAAAGAAATTATTAGAACGCTTGGAAAATTGTTTCTCTCAAGGGGGCGGATTACTCCATTACGGCTCGGGAAAATGGTATCCGGGGGAAATCCTACCCCGTTGGGCGTTGGGCTGTTATTGGCGCAAAGATGGGGGGGGGTTGTGGAATGATCTCCTATTACGAGCCGATGAGGATAAAGACTATAAATATGGGGTGAAAGATGCCCAGTTATTTATTCATCAGTTAGGGCAGGTTTTAGGGGTTCATGAGTCAGGAATCCTCCCAGTCTATGAGGTGGAAGGGGAAGAACCCGCCGGGTATATCTTGCCCATTCTATCTATTATAGCACAAGAAAAACTCATCTGGACTACTTGTAAATGGTCGTTACAGCAAGAACGTTTAGAACTTTTAATCGGGGATTCAACCCTAGGATTTCGCTTACCGTTGGAACAAAAAGATTGGGCAGAAGAGTTAGTTACTGAAGCGATTTTGCCTTTAGATCATGCTCCGGTTCAAGTCTGTTCTGAACCCACTCTTTCCCCGGATGATTCGATTCGCATTGCTTTGGGGGTACAAGTGCGGGGCGGGGTGATGTATGTGTTTATTCCGCCCTTTAGTTCGGTACGGGGATTTGTGGATTTAATTGCAGCTATTGAAAAGACGGCCGAGGTGTTACAAATTCCGGTGATTTTAGAAGGCTATACGCCCCCCGGTGGGGGGGGAATTGTGGGGTTTCAAATTACCCCGGATCCCGGTGTCATTGAGGTGAATATTCACCCCGGAAGCTGTTGGGATGAGTTGGTGAAGATTCAAACGGCGTTGTATGAACAGGCGCGTTTGTGTGGGTTGGGTAGTGAAAAGTATATGCGGGATGGGCGACGGGTGAGTACAGGGGGCGGTTCTCATATTACCATTGGGGGGCAACGGGTGGAGGAGAGTCCTTTGTTGCGTCGTCCTGATTTGTTGCGCAGTTTGATTAGTTATTTTCAAAATCACCCCAGTTTGTCTTATTTATTTTCGGGTTTGTTTGTGGGGCCTACGAGTCAATCGCCGAGGGTAGATGAGGCAAGACATGAGAGTTTATATGAGTTAGAATTAGCGTTTCAGTCGTTTAAACCTTTTGGGGAGTTGCCAGCTTGGTTGGTGGATCGATTGTTGCGCAATTTGTTGATTGATGTGACGGGAAATACCCACCGGACGGCCTTTTGTATTGATAAGTTATACCCGGTGGAAAATTTCCGCAATCAGTTAGGACTGTTGGAGTTTCGCTCTTTTGCTATGGCTCCCCATCCGCAAATGAGTTTGTTGCAAATGTTGCTCATTCGGGGATTGGTGGCGTGGTTTTGGGAATGTCCCTATGAACGGCCTTTAATCCGTTGGGGGACGATGTTACAGGATCGGTTTTTGTTGCCCCATTTTATTGGGGAGGATCTCAAACAGGTGATTGTGGAGTTACAAGGGGCGGGTTTTCGGTTTGAGTGGGATTGGTTTGTACCGTTTTTTGAGTTTCGTTTTCCCGTTTATGGGGAGATTGTGCGGGAGGGGGTGCGTTTGGAGTTGCGTCATGGGATTGAACCTTGGTTAGTGTTGGGGGAGGAGATTGGCCAAGGGGGAACAGCGCGTTATGTGGATGATTCGATGGAACGGTTGCAGGTGAGGTTAGAGGGTGCGATCGCCTATTCTCCCAATTCCGACAGTGATTCTGGCCGCTATGCCTTGCTGTGTAACGGTTTGCCCGTGCCGTTGAAGTCTACAGGCCAGGGGGGGGAATATGTGGCCGGGGTACGTTATCGCGCTCGTCAGTATGCCTCACAACTCCATCCGGCGATCGCACCCCATAGCCCCTTATTATTTGACATTGTAGACTGTTGGACTCGGCGTTCTATTGGCGGCTGTACCTATCATGTCACCCCCCCCAATGGGATGTTATACGAGACTTTCCCGATTAATCCTAGAGAGGCAGAATCTCGCCTGATGGAGCGTTTTGTCCCGATGGGACATACTCCGGGGGTGATTGAATTGCCACCCCTCCAACGGAGTCCAGAGTTTCCTTTAACGTTAGATTTGCGTTCACATCCAACGGACAAAGCGGCTGCTACTTAA
- a CDS encoding ATP-binding protein, which produces MSFSHFLIGLPGAGKSIFCQRLNRLGNYTLVSPDQIRAQFYGDTLIQGDWGEIEQEVRRQVQESWQQGKPVIYDATNAKRVWRLTLLQQLPPDMAWVGWHLITPLETCRRWNQQRSRVVPDFVLEHMNQSLQDFPPWRAEGFVALYRVLPHQCDDRQIQTQLANLRENPPSPLPAFTLHRYSKLVDFERLLHLIALFLRDASLEGGEIERICEAMGAQWGAIYGDGKAFTQDIQWLAQQDIVQGQTQQPPTPSCVLSPLPPFPLIPHPYSAFATFQRLVFLLRFILYPPLRERIAGKPLPTVARILTRAGLPNNHLLEDIQLIIKPYSLLP; this is translated from the coding sequence ATGTCCTTCTCTCATTTTCTCATTGGACTTCCGGGAGCCGGAAAATCGATCTTTTGCCAACGATTAAACCGCTTGGGAAATTATACCCTTGTTTCGCCGGATCAGATTCGCGCTCAATTCTATGGAGACACCCTCATTCAAGGAGATTGGGGGGAAATTGAACAGGAAGTGCGGCGACAAGTGCAGGAAAGCTGGCAACAGGGAAAACCTGTCATCTACGATGCCACCAATGCTAAACGAGTTTGGCGACTGACACTGTTGCAACAACTGCCCCCCGACATGGCATGGGTGGGATGGCATTTAATCACCCCCCTAGAAACTTGTCGTCGATGGAATCAACAAAGGAGTCGCGTAGTGCCGGATTTTGTGCTAGAACATATGAATCAATCTTTGCAAGATTTCCCCCCTTGGAGGGCGGAGGGATTTGTCGCCCTCTATCGGGTTTTACCTCATCAGTGTGATGATCGGCAAATCCAAACTCAATTAGCCAATCTACGGGAAAATCCCCCCTCTCCTCTTCCGGCTTTTACCCTACACCGTTATTCAAAGCTGGTGGATTTTGAGCGCCTGTTGCACCTAATCGCCTTGTTTTTAAGGGATGCCAGTTTAGAGGGGGGAGAGATTGAGAGGATTTGTGAGGCAATGGGGGCGCAATGGGGGGCAATTTATGGGGATGGAAAGGCGTTCACCCAAGATATACAATGGTTAGCACAACAGGACATTGTACAAGGTCAGACCCAACAACCGCCTACCCCCTCCTGTGTCCTTTCCCCCCTGCCTCCTTTTCCTCTCATCCCCCATCCCTACTCAGCGTTTGCCACGTTTCAACGGCTCGTTTTCCTCCTGCGGTTTATCCTTTATCCCCCCCTACGGGAGAGAATCGCTGGGAAACCTCTGCCAACAGTAGCCCGTATCCTGACTCGTGCCGGATTGCCCAATAACCACCTTTTAGAAGATATCCAGCTTATAATTAAACCCTATAGTTTATTGCCCTAG
- a CDS encoding serine/threonine-protein kinase: MSYCLNPTCPKPKNPDNVSVCQACGSKLLLRDRYRVAKGLGQGGFGATFLAVDLQLPGNPLCVIKQLRPSTNDPNIFQMARELFEREATTLGKIGNHPQVPRLLDYFEDNKIFYLVQEYVKGNNLQQEIKRNGPVSEAGARQFLSEILPMLQYIHSQKVIHRDIKPANLIRREQDKKLVLIDFGAVKNQVTPQTPSSASDQTALTSFAVGTPGFAPPEQMALRPVFASDIYALGVTCIYLLTGKSPKDLDYDPKTGEMMWQKNVDISENFANVLTKMLEVSVRHRYQTADEVLKALDMEPYLESLAEGLVAKPTGGSGNNLPNSGQDSYDSSPSGKPLSATERLAMAIRNKRNNPNVGSPLGRSGRGSFDTTSTLQTSGRPAKRKVQRLDEEALLNAYVKGRRDFAQQNLSNLNLPEANLAGGIFHQSKLKRSNLQGANLNHADFGRASLVSSNFRDANLGRAYLVGADLEGADLRGADLSYANFRGANLRGANLCGANLTNATITDEQLGVAKTSWTTILPNGKRGFWG, from the coding sequence ATGAGTTACTGCCTCAATCCCACCTGTCCTAAACCCAAAAACCCTGATAATGTGTCCGTGTGCCAAGCCTGTGGCAGTAAGTTGCTCCTGCGCGATCGCTACCGTGTTGCCAAAGGACTAGGACAGGGCGGATTCGGTGCAACCTTTCTCGCTGTTGACCTCCAGCTACCCGGAAACCCGCTCTGTGTGATTAAGCAACTGCGCCCCTCGACCAATGATCCCAACATTTTCCAGATGGCGCGAGAACTCTTTGAACGGGAAGCCACCACCCTAGGGAAAATTGGCAATCACCCCCAAGTTCCCCGTCTTTTAGACTACTTTGAAGACAACAAGATTTTCTATCTTGTTCAGGAGTACGTTAAGGGGAATAATCTCCAGCAAGAAATTAAACGGAACGGCCCGGTGAGTGAAGCCGGAGCTAGACAGTTTTTAAGTGAAATTCTGCCCATGCTTCAGTATATTCACTCACAAAAAGTGATTCACCGCGACATCAAACCCGCGAATTTAATTCGGCGAGAGCAAGATAAAAAATTAGTCTTAATTGATTTTGGGGCGGTGAAAAATCAAGTAACCCCCCAAACCCCCAGCAGTGCCTCAGACCAAACCGCCCTAACTTCCTTTGCCGTAGGAACTCCCGGCTTTGCGCCCCCAGAACAGATGGCTCTGCGCCCTGTCTTTGCCAGTGATATCTACGCCCTCGGGGTCACTTGTATTTATCTCCTTACCGGGAAATCCCCTAAAGACTTGGACTATGACCCCAAAACTGGGGAAATGATGTGGCAGAAAAATGTAGACATCTCGGAGAACTTCGCCAATGTTTTAACGAAAATGCTAGAAGTCTCCGTCCGTCACCGCTACCAAACGGCGGACGAGGTGTTAAAAGCCCTAGATATGGAACCCTATCTCGAAAGTTTGGCTGAGGGATTAGTGGCGAAACCCACCGGAGGCAGTGGGAACAATCTACCCAACTCGGGACAGGATTCCTACGACTCTTCCCCCTCGGGGAAACCCCTCTCGGCGACGGAACGCTTGGCGATGGCTATTCGCAACAAGCGGAATAATCCTAATGTGGGGTCGCCCTTGGGTAGAAGTGGACGGGGATCTTTTGATACAACTAGCACCCTGCAAACCTCTGGTCGTCCGGCTAAACGCAAAGTTCAGCGACTAGATGAGGAGGCACTTTTGAACGCTTATGTCAAGGGGCGGCGGGATTTTGCTCAACAAAATCTGAGTAATTTAAATTTGCCCGAGGCCAACTTAGCCGGGGGAATTTTCCACCAGTCGAAGTTAAAACGCTCGAATTTGCAGGGGGCGAACTTGAATCATGCGGATTTTGGCCGGGCCAGTTTAGTCAGTTCTAATTTCCGGGATGCTAACTTAGGGCGGGCTTATTTGGTGGGGGCAGACTTAGAAGGGGCGGACTTACGGGGCGCAGACTTGAGTTATGCCAACTTCCGAGGGGCAAACTTGCGCGGTGCGAATTTATGCGGGGCCAATTTAACGAATGCCACGATTACTGATGAGCAGTTAGGGGTAGCTAAAACCAGTTGGACGACTATTTTACCCAATGGGAAACGGGGGTTTTGGGGCTAG